A genomic window from Bubalus bubalis isolate 160015118507 breed Murrah chromosome X, NDDB_SH_1, whole genome shotgun sequence includes:
- the SPIN4 gene encoding spindlin-4 → MSPPTVPPMGVDGVSAYLMKKRHTHRKQRRKPTFLTRRNIVGCRIQHGWKEGNEPVEQWKGTVLEQVSVKPTLYIIKYDGKDSVYGLELHRDKRVLALEILPERVPTPRIDSRLADSLIGKAVGHVFEGEHGTKDEWKGMVLARAPVMDTWFYITYEKDPVLYMYTLLDDYKDGDLRIIPDSNYYFPAAEREPGEVVDSLVGKQVEHAKDDGSKRTGIFIHQVVAKPSVYFIKFDDDIHIYVYGLVKTP, encoded by the coding sequence ATGTCGCCCCCAACAGTGCCTCCAATGGGCGTAGATGGCGTGTCCGCATACCTGATGAAGAAAAGGCACACCCACAGGAAGCAGCGGCGCAAGCCCACTTTCCTCACCCGTAGGAACATAGTTGGCTGCCGCATTCAACACGGCTGGAAGGAAGGCAACGAGCCTGTGGAGCAGTGGAAAGGCACCGTGCTTGAGCAGGTTTCCGTGAAGCCCACTCTCTACATCATCAAATATGATGGCAAGGATAGTGTGTATGGGCTAGAACTGCACCGAGATAAGAGAGTTTTAGCGCTAGAGATCCTTCCTGAGAGAGTGCCCACTCCTCGCATTGATTCGCGCCTGGCAGATTCCCTGATTGGCAAGGCAGTAGGTCATGTGTTTGAGGGTGAGCACGGTACGAAAGATGAATGGAAGGGCATGGTCCTGGCGCGAGCTCCTGTGATGGACACTTGGTTTTACATCACCTATGAGAAAGATCCAGTCCtttatatgtacacactgctggaTGACTACAAAGATGGTGACCTGCGCATCATCCCAGATTCCAACTACTATTTCCCTGCAGCAGAACGGGAGCCTGGAGAAGTTGTCGACAGCCTTGTGGGCAAGCAGGTGGAGCACGCCAAAGATGATGGGTCCAAGAGAACCGGCATTTTCATCCACCAAGTTGTGGCCAAGCCATCTGTCTACTTCATTAAGTTTGATGATGATATTCACATTTATGTCTATGGTTTGGTGAAAACACCCTAA